In one window of Bos taurus isolate L1 Dominette 01449 registration number 42190680 breed Hereford chromosome 4, ARS-UCD2.0, whole genome shotgun sequence DNA:
- the GHRHR gene encoding growth hormone-releasing hormone receptor isoform X5: MDSRVWGACVLCLLGPLPIVLGHVHPECDVITQLREDEQACLQAAEGMPNSTLGCPRIWDGLLCWPTAGSGEWVSLPCPAFFSHFSSEPGAVKRDCTIAGWSEPFPPYPEACPVPLELLTEEKSYFSAVRIIYTMGHSVSAAALLVAIIILVALRRLHCPRNYIHTQLFITFILKAAAVFLKDATLFHQENTDHCSFSTVLCKVSVATSHFATMTNFSWLLAEAVYLTCLLVSTLPSTRRVFWWLVLAAWGLPLLFTGMWVGCKLAFEDVACWDLDDSSPYWWIIKGPIVLSVGVNFGLFLNIIRILLRKLEPTQGSLHTQHQYWRLSKSTLLLIPLFGIHYVIFNFLPDSAGLDIRLPLELGLGSFQVTVPVPSCPQAGEPFIGTHSGE, from the exons ATGGACAGCAGGGTGTGGGGTGCCTGCGTCCTCTGCTTGCTGGGCCCCTTGCCGATC GTCCTGGGCCACGTGCACCCAGAATGTGATGTCATCACTCAGCTGCGAGAGGATGAGCAAGCATGTCTACAAGCTGCCGAAGGGATGCCTAACTCCACCTTGG GCTGCCCTAGGATCTGGGATGGGCTGCTGTGCTGGCCGACGGCGGGCTCTGGCGAGTGGGTGAGCCTCCCCTGCCCGGCTTTCTTCTCTCACTTCAGCTCGGAGCCAG GGGCTGTGAAGAGGGACTGCACCATTGCAGGCTGGTCGGAGCCCTTCCCGCCTTATCCCGAGGCCTGCCCTGTGCCACTGGAGCTGCTGACTGAGGAG AAATCCTACTTCTCCGCGGTAAGGATCATCTACACCATGGGCCACAGCGTCTCAGCCGCGGCCCTCCTAGTGGCCATCATCATCCTGGTTGCTCTCAG GAGGCTCCACTGCCCCAGGAACTACATCCACACCCAGCTGTTCATCACCTTTATCCTCAAGGCGGCAGCTGTGTTCCTGAAGGACGCCACCCTCTTTCACCAGGAGAACACGGACCACTGCAGCTTCTCCACT GTCCTGTGTAAGGTTTCTGTGGCCACTTCCCATTTCGCTACCATGACCAACTTCAGCTGGCTGCTGGCAGAAGCTGtgtacctgacctgcctcttagtCTCCACATTGCCCAGCACAAGGAGGGTCTTCTGGTGGCTGGTTCTCGCTGCCTGGG GGCTTCCTCTGCTCTTTACCGGCATGTGGGTGGGTTGCAAGTTGGCCTTCGAAGACGTTGC GTGCTGGGACCTGGACGACAGCTCCCCCTACTGGTGGATCATCAAAGGACCCATCGTCCTCTCTGTTGGG GTGAACTTTGGGCTTTTTCTCAATATTATCCGTATCCTGCTGAGGAAACTGGAGCCAACTCAGGGCAGCCTCCACACCCAGCATCAGTACTG GCGTCTCTCTAAGTCAACGCTTCTCCTCATTCCTCTGTTTGGAATCCACTATGTCATTTTCAACTTCCTGCCTGACAGTGCTGGCCTGGACATCCGCCTCCCTCTAGAACTGGGACTGGGCTCTTTCCAG
- the GHRHR gene encoding growth hormone-releasing hormone receptor isoform X3, whose translation MDSRVWGACVLCLLGPLPIVLGHVHPECDVITQLREDEQACLQAAEGMPNSTLGCPRIWDGLLCWPTAGSGEWVSLPCPAFFSHFSSEPGAVKRDCTIAGWSEPFPPYPEACPVPLELLTEEKSYFSAVRIIYTMGHSVSAAALLVAIIILVALRRLHCPRNYIHTQLFITFILKAAAVFLKDATLFHQENTDHCSFSTVLCKVSVATSHFATMTNFSWLLAEAVYLTCLLVSTLPSTRRVFWWLVLAAWGLPLLFTGMWVGCKLAFEDVACWDLDDSSPYWWIIKGPIVLSVGVNFGLFLNIIRILLRKLEPTQGSLHTQHQYWRLSKSTLLLIPLFGIHYVIFNFLPDSAGLDIRLPLELGLGSFQGFIVAILYCFLNQEVTVPVPSCPQAGEPFIGTHSGE comes from the exons ATGGACAGCAGGGTGTGGGGTGCCTGCGTCCTCTGCTTGCTGGGCCCCTTGCCGATC GTCCTGGGCCACGTGCACCCAGAATGTGATGTCATCACTCAGCTGCGAGAGGATGAGCAAGCATGTCTACAAGCTGCCGAAGGGATGCCTAACTCCACCTTGG GCTGCCCTAGGATCTGGGATGGGCTGCTGTGCTGGCCGACGGCGGGCTCTGGCGAGTGGGTGAGCCTCCCCTGCCCGGCTTTCTTCTCTCACTTCAGCTCGGAGCCAG GGGCTGTGAAGAGGGACTGCACCATTGCAGGCTGGTCGGAGCCCTTCCCGCCTTATCCCGAGGCCTGCCCTGTGCCACTGGAGCTGCTGACTGAGGAG AAATCCTACTTCTCCGCGGTAAGGATCATCTACACCATGGGCCACAGCGTCTCAGCCGCGGCCCTCCTAGTGGCCATCATCATCCTGGTTGCTCTCAG GAGGCTCCACTGCCCCAGGAACTACATCCACACCCAGCTGTTCATCACCTTTATCCTCAAGGCGGCAGCTGTGTTCCTGAAGGACGCCACCCTCTTTCACCAGGAGAACACGGACCACTGCAGCTTCTCCACT GTCCTGTGTAAGGTTTCTGTGGCCACTTCCCATTTCGCTACCATGACCAACTTCAGCTGGCTGCTGGCAGAAGCTGtgtacctgacctgcctcttagtCTCCACATTGCCCAGCACAAGGAGGGTCTTCTGGTGGCTGGTTCTCGCTGCCTGGG GGCTTCCTCTGCTCTTTACCGGCATGTGGGTGGGTTGCAAGTTGGCCTTCGAAGACGTTGC GTGCTGGGACCTGGACGACAGCTCCCCCTACTGGTGGATCATCAAAGGACCCATCGTCCTCTCTGTTGGG GTGAACTTTGGGCTTTTTCTCAATATTATCCGTATCCTGCTGAGGAAACTGGAGCCAACTCAGGGCAGCCTCCACACCCAGCATCAGTACTG GCGTCTCTCTAAGTCAACGCTTCTCCTCATTCCTCTGTTTGGAATCCACTATGTCATTTTCAACTTCCTGCCTGACAGTGCTGGCCTGGACATCCGCCTCCCTCTAGAACTGGGACTGGGCTCTTTCCAG GGCTTCATTGTTGCTATCCTGTACTGCTTCCTCAACCAAGAG